From one Candidatus Curtissbacteria bacterium genomic stretch:
- the rpmA gene encoding 50S ribosomal protein L27: MAHKKGGGATAKNRDSAGKRLGVKVYAGQKVIPGNIIIRQRGTVFYSGEGTMIGRDHTIFAITQGTVQFKQKLGRKYVFVSQS; the protein is encoded by the coding sequence ATGGCTCATAAAAAAGGTGGCGGCGCGACCGCTAAAAACAGGGATTCGGCAGGTAAAAGACTGGGTGTAAAGGTTTACGCCGGTCAAAAAGTTATTCCTGGCAACATCATAATCAGACAAAGAGGCACGGTGTTTTATTCAGGCGAAGGAACAATGATCGGCCGAGATCACACAATCTTCGCAATTACCCAAGGCACAGTCCAATTTAAGCAAAAGCTAGGCCGAAAGTACGTTTTCGTCTCGCAGTCTTAA